In Octopus sinensis unplaced genomic scaffold, ASM634580v1 Contig10964, whole genome shotgun sequence, the DNA window TGCAATTGGAGAACTCGCTCGATCTGTCCAATCTCGGTGGGGGTGGTCGACAGTCCACAAAAGGCAGAAAAGTCATTGGCCACCAGTCCAGCCCCCACAGCCAACTTTCCACGATTGACAGTGCCCCCCATCAGAGGGATTTGGAGGAGGGAAGACAGTTCATCCAACTCCTCAACCTTGGAGGAGGCGTGAATCTAAACACAGTCAGAAGAGCAGCCAACAATTCCCCCCTTGTTTGAGAGCACGGAATATGTGCCCACCAACAGTTCATCAGCAAGACACGTGCGGAAGATCTCCACGCCCAACACGTCGGAAATGACCTCCTCTGTTTCTCTAGACAAGTCTGGGTGTGCTATTGCCACGTGGTCATTGCAGGAGATGACATTCCCCAGGGCGGATAGTCGTTCGTCCACGCGGGTCACCACCACGCAGTCAGGCAGGGAATTCCGGAAGTGCTGAATTTCGGTGTCGTAGGTGGCGGGGGGGAGTACAAGACCTCGCCGGTTGCCCACTGCCAGTCTCCCGACAATCCGACACTCGCCAATGGAGGAGTGGACGACTGGCATGCACCCACTCAGCTCGGATTCGAACTTGCTGTAGAAATTTTGAGAGGACCCGACTCCCACGAGACAGTACGAGTTGGTTAGCAGAGAAAAGACTCCAATGTTGCAATTGCCTTCAATGTTCACTCGATGAGCCATTACTACAAGCACACGAATATATCACGctacaaattatttaattaatttaaaaatcaaCGAGGCTAATTTAGGAGGTTTATGTGTGGGTTGTATTAAGTAGTGTGCAATGTATGGACTGAGTGTTTGGACGAGGATGGGCAATAAAGGCCGATTGTGGAATGTACTCACTCACCAGCAGACTGTCTCCTTCAGTAGGAGGACACCCTCCCAGATAAACCTGCTGTACATAGTGCGCAAACTGGTGCCCTATGTGTGGCCGAAAGAAAGAGCAATGCGGGCGAGGGTGGTGGGGGCTGTCGGGTGTCTGCTGGCGGCCAAAGTAGTGCAGAATATAATGGCAGATCACCACCATTCAGACCCCCTTCATTTTCAAATTGGTGGTCGACCGACTCAACGACCAGAACATTGCCACCGTCTGCACATTGACTGTGGCCGGCCTCGTCGTGCTGTGTTAGTCCCCCTCCTGACTGGCAGATGGCCTCACGCGAGTGTGCACGCAGGTCTTCTCCGACCTCCGCCTGGCCATATTCTCGAAAGTGGCCCTCAAGGCCATCAAGACAGTGAACGAGAAGGTGTTCCGTCACCTGATGTACCTGGACATGTCCTACCACGCCAATAAGCAGACGGGGGCTGTTTCCCGAGTCATCCAACGGGGCTCCGGGTCACCCTCGTTTGATAATTGTAGAGCCATCCAAGTCATTTTGACACACGTCGTGTTCAACATGTTCCCTCTCCTCCTCGAAACGTGCATTGTGGCCGGCATTCTGGTTGGGACTTGGTCTAATCCAGAAATACAAATGTGGGACACTCACTGCTATCGCCAGCGTCTCCTGCATTGCCTCCTACTTTGTCTTCACTCTCGCAGTCACTCAGTGGCGGTGCCCCTCCTCTCTCATTCACAGTCTCCAGTTTAGAAAGAAAATGAACGAGTCGGAGACTGAGGCGGGGAACAAAGTGGTGGAGTGTCTCCTCAATATCGAGACCATCAAGGTGACTCCCCTCATGACGGCAGTACTTCTCCAACGAGGAACTGGAGACGGCCTCCTATGGCAAAACATTGAGCAAATTCCAGGACTCCTCAGTCAAGACGTGGTGGAGTCTGGCATTGCTCAACTGCGGACAGAACTTGATCATCACGTCGGGAATGACTGCCATCATGCTCCTCAGTCTCACTCAAGTCGAGCAGGGTCAGCTTTGTCCCTCACTGCAGGACTCCTCACCATCGGGGATATTGTTATGATCAATGGACTCCTCTTCCAACTCTCCATGCCTCTCAATTTCCTGGGGACTGTCTACCGTGACCTCAAACAGGCCACCATCGACTTGGAGGCACTCTTCGCCCTCCTTTCGATGCAGTCAGTCATTCGGGTGGCCACTCCCTCACATCCGTAGAATTCCCCCTCTGCACGCGAACTGATCCTTCGGGACTCGTCCATTTCCTTCGAGGACGTCCACTTTGCCTACGACAGTTCGACCGATGTGTTCAGAGGACTGTCCTTCCACATTCCCGGGGGCACATCTGCGGCCATCGTCGGGGGGAGTGGCTGTGGGTGACACTCCTCCTCTCATTCACAGCAAGTCCACCGTCGCCAAACTGCTGTGTCGACTGTACGACCCAGTGGGGGGGAGGGTCACCATCGACGGACAGGACATCCGCTCGGTCACCCTTCACAGTCTGCGCACTCAAATGTCGGTCATCCCTCAGGACTGCACACTCTTCAATGACTCCATCCGCAACAACATCCTCTACGGAGACCCATTCGGCAGTCAGGAGGCCCTCACCGAGGCAGCCAGACTCGCCGAGATTGATCGACTGGTCGAGAGTCTCCCCCACAAGTACGAGACTGTCGTGGGGGAACGTGGCATGAAGCTTTCTGGGGGGGAAAAACAGCGGATAGCGATTGCGCGTGCCCTGGTGGGACAGCCGAGGATTGTGGTGTGCGACG includes these proteins:
- the LOC115228762 gene encoding eukaryotic translation initiation factor 6-like, translated to MAHRVNIEGNCNIGVFSLLTNSYCLVGVGSSQNFYSKFESELSGCMPVVHSSIGECRIVGRLAVGNRRGLVLPPATYDTEIQHFRNSLPDCVVVTRVDERLSALGNVISCNDHVAIAHPDLSRETEEVISDVLGVEIFRTCLADELLVGTYSVLSNKGGIVGCSSDCV